One part of the Syntrophorhabdaceae bacterium genome encodes these proteins:
- a CDS encoding HrcA family transcriptional regulator, producing MDMLTEREKMVLELIMDNYITAAGPIGSRTISKRTKNKVSSATIRNIMGDLEELGFLYKPHAVAGRIPTHKAFRYYV from the coding sequence ATGGATATGCTGACAGAACGTGAAAAAATGGTTCTTGAACTGATTATGGATAATTATATAACCGCTGCCGGACCGATAGGTTCAAGGACAATATCGAAGAGGACGAAGAACAAGGTAAGCTCTGCAACGATAAGGAATATCATGGGAGATCTTGAGGAGCTCGGTTTTCTTTATAAACCCCATGCAGTGGCAGGGCGCATACCGACGCACAAGGCCTTCAGATATTACGTA